In Sebaldella termitidis ATCC 33386, one DNA window encodes the following:
- a CDS encoding D-alanine--D-alanine ligase, protein MSKLKIGVVRGGISSEREVSLKSGEGIIRELNKDKYDVKDIVLNDKNDIFTSLDGVDFVFLGLHGKFGEDGKIQAILETMDIPYTGCGVLASSLCMDKDITKHIMRSYGVRTAKWISVREGEECDYSEAAAYLGEDIIAKPNSGGSSVGVHFIKNEQEFYEALKDIFTIDKEVMIEEVLRGVEISVPIIDGKVYPTLCIEPKAGTFFDYASKYEVGGADEYVVEFEKELQDEINELTKTAYHAVKCEGYARIDFMLKDNKPYLMEINTLPGMTMTSLVPKSLKHLGVSYSELLDKLIEVSLKIKR, encoded by the coding sequence ATGTCAAAACTTAAAATAGGTGTTGTAAGAGGAGGAATCTCTTCCGAGAGAGAAGTATCGCTTAAATCCGGTGAAGGAATAATAAGAGAACTGAATAAAGATAAATATGATGTAAAAGATATAGTATTAAATGATAAAAATGATATTTTTACTTCTTTGGACGGAGTGGATTTTGTATTTTTGGGATTACACGGAAAATTTGGAGAAGACGGTAAAATTCAGGCAATATTGGAAACAATGGATATACCTTATACAGGCTGCGGTGTTCTGGCTAGTTCTTTGTGTATGGATAAGGATATTACAAAACATATAATGAGAAGCTATGGAGTAAGAACTGCCAAATGGATTTCTGTGAGGGAGGGTGAGGAATGTGACTATTCCGAGGCAGCTGCCTATCTCGGGGAAGATATAATAGCCAAGCCGAATTCAGGCGGTTCCAGTGTAGGAGTTCATTTTATAAAAAACGAACAGGAATTTTATGAGGCGTTAAAAGATATATTTACTATAGATAAAGAAGTAATGATAGAAGAAGTTTTGAGAGGTGTAGAGATATCAGTTCCTATTATTGACGGAAAAGTTTACCCTACGCTGTGTATCGAACCAAAAGCAGGTACTTTCTTTGATTATGCATCAAAATATGAAGTTGGCGGAGCTGACGAGTATGTGGTAGAATTTGAAAAAGAGCTTCAGGATGAGATAAATGAGCTCACAAAAACAGCTTACCATGCTGTAAAATGTGAAGGTTATGCAAGAATAGATTTTATGCTTAAAGATAACAAGCCTTATCTTATGGAAATAAATACACTTCCGGGCATGACAATGACAAGTCTTGTTCCAAAAAGTCTGAAGCATCTCGGAGTTAGTTATTCAGAACTCCTGGATAAGCTTATTGAAGTATCTTTAAAGATAAAAAGATAA
- a CDS encoding TatD family hydrolase codes for MKLADTHAHIYDEKFRDDFDEIMDRINNELDFVVSIGYDMESSEKSIALSEKYEKIYSVIGFHPTEIKKYSEEAEKKLEELAKNSKVTAIGEIGLDYYWMEDPKEKQMEIFRLQMELARRVKLPVVIHTRDAIEDTVKILEEYKDLGGIMHCYPGSYETAKKLMDRYYFGIGGVVTFKNNKVTKETVKKLPLERIVIETDCPYLTPEPFRGKRNEPVYVKYVAEKIAEIKEISLEQVIEVTTNNAKKIYSI; via the coding sequence ATGAAATTAGCAGACACACATGCACATATATATGATGAGAAGTTTAGGGATGATTTCGATGAAATAATGGACAGAATTAACAATGAGCTGGATTTCGTGGTGAGTATCGGTTATGACATGGAATCATCAGAAAAAAGTATAGCTTTATCGGAAAAGTATGAAAAAATATACAGTGTAATAGGATTTCATCCCACTGAAATAAAAAAATACAGTGAAGAAGCGGAAAAAAAGCTTGAAGAGCTGGCGAAAAATTCTAAGGTGACAGCAATAGGAGAAATAGGACTTGATTATTACTGGATGGAAGATCCGAAAGAAAAGCAGATGGAAATATTCAGACTGCAGATGGAGCTCGCAAGAAGGGTGAAGCTTCCTGTAGTTATACATACGAGAGATGCAATTGAAGATACTGTAAAAATACTCGAAGAATATAAAGATCTCGGAGGGATAATGCATTGTTATCCGGGTTCTTATGAAACTGCCAAGAAACTAATGGACAGATATTATTTTGGAATAGGGGGAGTAGTTACTTTCAAGAATAATAAGGTAACAAAAGAAACTGTAAAAAAACTTCCTCTGGAAAGAATAGTGATAGAAACAGACTGTCCGTATCTGACTCCTGAACCGTTCAGAGGAAAAAGAAATGAACCGGTATATGTAAAATATGTGGCTGAAAAAATTGCAGAAATAAAAGAAATATCTTTGGAACAGGTTATAGAAGTCACTACAAACAATGCAAAAAAGATTTATTCAATATGA
- the sufB gene encoding Fe-S cluster assembly protein SufB, with protein MEDRKKTYIADIERGVYDIKDEMKHEFTTKKGLTEEIIRTISKEKNEPEWMLEHRLKSLEVYNSKPMPKWGADLSDLDVDDIIHYLRPDSKIMSDSWDDVPDYIKNTFDRLGIPEAEKLSLAGVGAQYDSEVVYHSIHEELVKQGVIYTDIETALREHEDIVKEYFMKLITMNDHKFAALHGAVWSGGSFVYVPKGVKVDKPLQSYFRLNAAEAGQFEHTLIIVEEGADLHFIEGCSAPKYQKNALHAGAVELFIKKGGRLRYSTIENWSRNMYNLNTKRATVDADGVIEWVSGSFGSRVSMLYPMSILKGERARCEFTGITFASTGQYLDTGSKVIHAAPYTTSNVHSKSISKNGGTALYRGLLRVAPNAHGCKSTVECESLMLDNESRSDTIPIIEIHNDNIDIGHEAKIGRISEEAIFYLMSRGISKDEAKAMIVRGFVEPISKELPLEYAVELNKLIELELEGTIG; from the coding sequence TTGGAAGACAGAAAGAAAACTTATATTGCCGATATTGAAAGAGGCGTTTATGATATAAAAGATGAAATGAAGCATGAATTTACCACTAAAAAAGGTTTGACAGAGGAAATAATAAGAACAATTTCCAAAGAAAAAAACGAACCTGAATGGATGCTTGAGCATAGATTAAAGTCGCTTGAGGTGTATAATTCCAAACCTATGCCTAAATGGGGTGCTGATCTGTCCGATTTAGACGTAGATGATATTATTCATTATCTGCGTCCTGACAGTAAAATAATGAGTGATTCATGGGATGATGTACCTGATTATATAAAGAATACTTTTGACAGGCTGGGAATACCTGAGGCTGAAAAGCTGTCACTTGCAGGAGTGGGAGCACAGTATGATTCTGAAGTGGTGTATCACAGTATTCATGAAGAGCTGGTAAAACAGGGAGTTATCTATACTGATATAGAGACAGCACTTAGAGAGCATGAAGATATAGTAAAAGAATATTTTATGAAACTGATAACTATGAATGATCATAAATTTGCTGCGCTGCACGGGGCTGTTTGGTCAGGGGGATCATTTGTATATGTTCCGAAAGGAGTAAAGGTAGATAAACCTTTGCAGTCATATTTCAGACTAAATGCCGCTGAAGCGGGACAATTTGAGCATACGCTGATAATAGTGGAGGAAGGCGCGGATTTACACTTTATAGAAGGATGTTCAGCGCCAAAATACCAGAAAAATGCACTTCACGCAGGAGCAGTGGAATTATTTATAAAAAAAGGCGGAAGACTAAGATACTCGACTATAGAAAACTGGTCAAGAAATATGTACAATCTGAATACCAAAAGAGCAACAGTAGATGCAGACGGAGTAATAGAATGGGTATCAGGATCATTCGGGTCAAGAGTATCAATGCTTTATCCTATGAGTATTCTTAAGGGAGAGCGTGCAAGATGTGAATTTACAGGAATTACTTTTGCTTCTACAGGGCAGTATCTGGATACAGGATCAAAGGTAATACACGCAGCACCATACACAACTTCCAATGTACACTCAAAGTCAATTTCCAAAAACGGAGGTACGGCTCTGTACAGAGGACTTCTGAGAGTGGCGCCTAATGCACACGGATGTAAGTCTACAGTAGAGTGTGAGTCATTGATGCTTGATAATGAATCAAGATCAGATACTATACCTATTATAGAAATACATAATGACAATATAGATATCGGGCATGAGGCCAAGATAGGAAGAATAAGCGAGGAAGCTATATTTTATTTAATGTCGAGAGGTATCAGCAAGGATGAGGCAAAAGCCATGATAGTAAGAGGGTTCGTGGAGCCGATTTCCAAGGAACTGCCGCTTGAATATGCAGTAGAGTTAAATAAATTAATAGAGCTGGAGCTGGAAGGTACTATAGGATAG
- a CDS encoding SufS family cysteine desulfurase, producing MEIKKEFPIFDDENLHYLDTAATSQKPQVVLDSIERYYKNYNGNPGRGSYKLVMDSTRIFEDSRKTVQRFLNAKEKEEIIFTKSTTESINLLAYSFGLEFINEGDEIILGITNHHANIVPWQMVAKKKKAKIKYIYLHENGQFDLDDFKYKISRRTKLVAFSAVSNVTGVVHPIDEVVEIAHNNGAYVLVDAAQALLHFPIDVLKSNIDFLAFSGHKLFAPMGIGILYGKRQLLEKMPPFLFGGDMIEFVTEQNSTFAPIPNKFEGGTQNVEGAYGLSEAINYLNGIGYDQINKIEHDLEMKALFELRNLGFVTTYHTENVERVGVIAFNVNGVHSHDVAFILDYYGVGVRSGHHCAQPLMNYLEIPSCCRASFGVYNDAGDVEKLIEGLRKVKEVFKL from the coding sequence ATGGAAATAAAAAAAGAATTTCCAATTTTTGATGATGAAAATCTGCATTATCTTGACACTGCTGCAACTTCGCAAAAACCTCAGGTTGTACTGGACAGCATAGAGAGATACTATAAAAACTATAACGGAAATCCCGGAAGGGGTTCTTACAAGCTTGTTATGGATTCCACAAGAATTTTTGAGGATTCCAGAAAAACAGTGCAGAGATTTTTAAATGCAAAAGAAAAAGAGGAAATAATATTTACCAAAAGTACAACTGAATCTATAAATCTGCTGGCTTATTCATTTGGTCTGGAATTTATCAATGAAGGTGATGAAATAATACTCGGTATTACAAATCATCATGCCAATATAGTGCCGTGGCAGATGGTAGCGAAAAAGAAAAAGGCAAAAATAAAGTATATTTATCTGCATGAAAACGGTCAGTTTGACTTGGATGACTTTAAGTATAAGATAAGCAGAAGAACTAAGCTGGTAGCTTTTTCAGCAGTTTCCAATGTGACAGGAGTAGTTCATCCAATAGATGAGGTAGTGGAAATTGCACATAATAACGGCGCATATGTATTGGTAGATGCTGCACAGGCATTACTGCACTTTCCAATAGATGTACTAAAGAGCAATATTGATTTTCTTGCTTTTTCCGGTCATAAATTATTTGCACCGATGGGAATAGGAATTTTATACGGAAAAAGACAGCTTCTTGAAAAAATGCCGCCTTTTTTATTCGGCGGGGATATGATAGAATTTGTAACTGAGCAGAATTCCACTTTTGCACCGATACCTAATAAATTTGAGGGCGGTACACAAAATGTAGAAGGAGCTTACGGGCTTTCAGAAGCAATAAACTATCTTAACGGAATAGGCTACGATCAGATAAATAAAATAGAACATGACTTGGAAATGAAGGCTCTTTTCGAACTTCGCAATCTCGGGTTTGTCACGACATATCATACAGAAAACGTGGAAAGAGTAGGAGTTATTGCATTTAATGTAAACGGAGTCCATTCACATGATGTAGCTTTTATACTGGATTATTACGGTGTTGGTGTAAGATCCGGGCATCATTGTGCACAGCCGCTGATGAATTATCTGGAAATACCTTCTTGCTGCAGGGCAAGCTTTGGTGTGTATAATGATGCAGGAGACGTAGAAAAGCTCATAGAAGGACTTAGAAAAGTAAAGGAAGTGTTCAAGCTATGA
- the sufD gene encoding Fe-S cluster assembly protein SufD yields MFNEDNIKELDNYQFRIDNFRKYSALSAPKWKRIAHNVEVPEDYKKFGGVSVRNTEQDGLTVKDINEAFQDIEKYNNDNEYGLNEFFNSQMFSFYNSGKFIHINERKKLEDTVCINYNFNKENNLLIDYNVIVAEDFSEGTVIINYNSEDDTEAYHNGMIKIIAKPNSKLKIIKIQNLNLNSYNFEGSKAEIFGNADAAIYSMEMGAKVNAVSNKSYLEENGAKIEIWPGYLADKDRKVDLEYSVIFRGRDTSGIIEGRGAVKDTARKVFRGNLYFKKGAAHSVGREGEFAILLDKGVRSDSIPGLFCDEDDVIGEHSASIGKVDEAKLFYLMSRGLSENNAKKLIIESSFKPILNSIDDTDMKNKLLEELEKRI; encoded by the coding sequence ATGTTTAACGAAGATAATATAAAAGAACTTGATAATTATCAGTTCAGGATAGATAATTTTAGAAAATATTCAGCTTTGTCAGCGCCGAAATGGAAAAGAATCGCTCATAATGTGGAGGTTCCGGAAGATTATAAAAAATTCGGCGGGGTTTCTGTAAGAAATACAGAACAGGACGGATTAACAGTAAAAGACATAAACGAAGCGTTTCAGGATATAGAAAAATATAATAATGACAATGAATACGGACTAAATGAGTTTTTTAACTCACAGATGTTCTCATTTTATAACAGCGGAAAATTTATTCATATAAATGAAAGAAAAAAGCTGGAAGATACAGTATGTATAAATTATAATTTTAATAAGGAAAATAATCTGCTTATTGATTATAACGTAATTGTAGCAGAGGACTTTTCAGAAGGAACAGTTATTATAAATTATAATTCGGAAGATGATACAGAAGCATATCATAACGGAATGATCAAAATAATAGCAAAACCGAATTCAAAGCTTAAGATTATTAAAATACAGAATCTGAATCTGAACAGCTATAACTTTGAGGGAAGTAAAGCCGAAATTTTCGGAAATGCCGATGCAGCAATTTACAGTATGGAAATGGGAGCAAAGGTAAATGCAGTAAGCAATAAAAGTTATCTTGAGGAAAACGGTGCCAAAATAGAAATATGGCCGGGATATCTTGCTGATAAAGACAGAAAAGTAGATCTTGAATATTCTGTAATATTCCGAGGCAGAGATACTTCAGGGATAATAGAGGGAAGAGGAGCTGTAAAGGATACTGCGAGAAAGGTCTTCAGAGGAAATCTTTATTTCAAAAAGGGAGCAGCCCACTCGGTAGGAAGAGAAGGAGAATTTGCAATTCTTCTTGACAAGGGAGTAAGATCTGATTCTATTCCCGGATTATTCTGTGATGAGGATGATGTAATAGGCGAGCATTCTGCCAGTATAGGAAAAGTAGATGAAGCTAAGCTGTTCTATCTGATGAGCAGAGGTCTTTCGGAAAATAATGCCAAGAAGCTTATAATAGAGTCTTCTTTCAAACCTATACTAAACAGCATAGACGATACGGATATGAAAAATAAACTGCTGGAAGAACTGGAAAAAAGAATATAA
- the sufU gene encoding Fe-S cluster assembly sulfur transfer protein SufU encodes MNLEKLYQQTILEYSSRKDLKREIESPTYIERGHNPNCGDDLTLEIKLNSDNIIEDAAFLGNGCAISSASTAMLIDLIKGKSIEEAKEKTDIFFKMMGQKEKLNSDEMKKLGDAVLMEYVANMPARIKCATLSWHSLKVIIDKNEESK; translated from the coding sequence ATGAATTTAGAAAAATTATATCAGCAGACTATTTTGGAATACAGCAGCAGAAAAGATCTGAAAAGAGAAATAGAAAGTCCTACTTATATAGAAAGAGGACATAATCCCAATTGCGGTGATGATCTTACATTGGAAATAAAACTAAATTCAGATAATATAATCGAAGATGCTGCTTTTTTAGGAAATGGATGTGCTATTTCGTCAGCTTCTACAGCAATGCTTATTGACCTTATAAAGGGAAAAAGCATAGAGGAAGCAAAAGAAAAAACAGATATTTTCTTTAAAATGATGGGACAAAAAGAAAAACTGAACAGCGATGAAATGAAAAAACTGGGTGATGCAGTACTTATGGAATATGTGGCAAATATGCCTGCAAGAATAAAGTGTGCTACGCTCAGCTGGCATTCGCTTAAAGTGATTATTGATAAAAATGAAGAAAGTAAGTAG
- a CDS encoding STAS domain-containing protein: protein MEDRFLYSEADDTIFIKIEGNATMKNSKTLSDLLAKIFKGEKKNLVFEMSACNYLDSTFLGLIAKCALEIKKTWNSTLYIMNASNMVLSGLKQTGIDKFVEKIEDSSLQLKTSELENQDFSDRKEKTLHILEMHKTLMELNEKNKETFQNVVNMIEKDLNK, encoded by the coding sequence ATGGAAGACAGATTTTTATATAGTGAGGCAGATGATACTATTTTTATAAAAATAGAAGGAAATGCCACTATGAAGAACAGTAAGACACTTTCAGATCTTTTAGCCAAAATATTCAAAGGCGAGAAAAAGAATCTGGTTTTTGAGATGTCTGCTTGTAACTACCTGGATAGTACATTTTTGGGACTGATAGCCAAATGTGCCCTTGAAATAAAAAAAACATGGAATTCTACATTATACATAATGAATGCCTCAAATATGGTACTAAGCGGTTTGAAGCAGACAGGAATAGATAAGTTCGTAGAAAAAATAGAGGACAGTTCGCTTCAGTTAAAAACATCAGAGCTGGAAAACCAGGATTTTAGTGATAGAAAAGAAAAAACGCTGCATATTTTGGAAATGCATAAGACTTTAATGGAATTAAATGAAAAAAATAAAGAGACATTTCAAAATGTGGTAAACATGATAGAAAAAGATTTGAATAAATAA
- the gdhA gene encoding NADP-specific glutamate dehydrogenase, whose translation MDYIDSILKKVESRDGHEKEFMQAMKEVLKSLEPVIAKHPEYQENGILERLVEPERQIIFRVPWVNDKGKVMVNRGYRVQYNSAMGPYKGGLRLHPSVNLGIIKFLGFEQIFKNALTGLPIGGGKGGSDFDPKGKSNNEIMRFCQSFMNELYRHIGLNTDVPAGDIGVGGREIGYLFGQYKKIKNSYDTGILTGKGLEYWGSLVRKEATGYGLVYFMEEMLQEHDSAFEGKTVVISGSGNVAIYAHEKATQLGAKVIAMSDSSGYIVDKNGINLDTIKKLKEVERRRIKDYLEFHKDAEFHEGFQGIWDVKCDIALPCATQNEIALEQAKKMVENGVIAVGEGANMPCLDEAVEYFLANKVLLGPGKAANAGGVATSALEMSQNSMRLAWTFEEVDKKLHEIMKNIFKEAKKAARDYGVPGNYVVGANIAGFKKVANAMLVQGVI comes from the coding sequence GTGGATTATATTGATAGTATCTTAAAAAAAGTAGAATCAAGAGACGGACATGAGAAAGAATTTATGCAGGCAATGAAAGAAGTACTAAAATCACTGGAACCGGTTATAGCAAAGCATCCTGAATATCAGGAAAACGGAATTCTCGAAAGACTGGTAGAGCCTGAAAGACAGATAATCTTCAGAGTACCATGGGTAAACGATAAAGGCAAAGTAATGGTGAACAGAGGTTACAGAGTACAGTACAACAGTGCAATGGGACCTTATAAAGGAGGACTCAGACTCCACCCTTCAGTTAATCTTGGAATAATAAAGTTTTTGGGCTTTGAGCAGATATTTAAGAACGCTCTGACAGGACTTCCAATAGGCGGAGGAAAAGGAGGATCTGATTTTGATCCGAAAGGGAAATCTAATAATGAAATAATGAGATTCTGCCAGAGTTTCATGAATGAATTATATAGACATATAGGTTTAAATACAGATGTTCCGGCTGGGGATATAGGTGTCGGAGGAAGAGAAATAGGATATTTATTCGGACAGTATAAAAAAATAAAAAATTCATATGATACAGGAATTCTTACGGGAAAAGGACTTGAATACTGGGGTTCTCTTGTAAGAAAAGAAGCAACAGGATACGGGCTGGTTTATTTTATGGAAGAAATGCTTCAGGAGCATGATTCTGCTTTTGAAGGTAAAACTGTTGTAATTTCCGGATCAGGAAATGTCGCTATTTATGCTCATGAAAAAGCTACACAACTGGGAGCAAAAGTAATAGCAATGAGTGATTCATCAGGATATATAGTGGATAAAAACGGTATAAATCTGGATACCATAAAGAAGCTAAAAGAAGTAGAAAGAAGAAGAATAAAGGATTATCTGGAGTTTCATAAAGATGCTGAATTTCATGAAGGATTCCAAGGAATCTGGGATGTTAAGTGTGATATAGCACTTCCTTGTGCTACACAAAATGAAATAGCTCTGGAACAGGCCAAAAAAATGGTGGAAAACGGAGTTATAGCTGTAGGAGAGGGAGCAAATATGCCTTGTCTTGATGAAGCTGTGGAATACTTTCTTGCAAATAAGGTTCTGTTAGGACCGGGGAAAGCTGCAAATGCAGGAGGAGTAGCTACTTCAGCTCTGGAAATGAGTCAGAACAGCATGAGACTTGCATGGACATTTGAAGAAGTGGACAAAAAACTTCATGAAATAATGAAAAATATTTTTAAAGAAGCAAAAAAAGCTGCAAGAGATTACGGAGTACCCGGGAATTATGTAGTGGGTGCGAATATTGCCGGATTTAAGAAAGTGGCAAATGCTATGCTTGTACAAGGAGTAATATAA
- the acpS gene encoding holo-ACP synthase: MEIIGIGTDIIEIERIKDAINNVKTFKGRVFTKNEIEHVEKRKNPYPSYAGRFAAKEAVSKAVGTGFRGFNLVDIEIYNDELGKPYLKFYNDLEKIMEGVKFQISISHSKEYAVSTVILYKEDENKQRDII; this comes from the coding sequence ATGGAAATAATAGGAATAGGAACAGACATAATAGAAATAGAGAGAATAAAAGATGCTATAAATAATGTAAAAACATTCAAAGGAAGAGTTTTTACCAAAAATGAAATAGAGCATGTGGAAAAGCGTAAAAATCCATATCCCAGCTATGCAGGCAGATTCGCAGCAAAGGAAGCTGTATCTAAGGCTGTAGGAACAGGTTTCAGAGGATTCAATCTGGTAGATATAGAAATATATAATGACGAGCTTGGCAAGCCTTATCTGAAATTTTATAATGATCTGGAGAAAATAATGGAAGGAGTGAAGTTTCAGATCAGCATATCACATAGTAAGGAGTATGCTGTTTCCACAGTTATTTTGTATAAAGAAGATGAAAATAAACAGAGGGATATCATATAA
- the sufC gene encoding Fe-S cluster assembly ATPase SufC, translating into MSLLELKELKAKVEDKEILKGLNLNINKGEVHVIMGPNGAGKSTLASVLVGHPKYEISGGDIIFDGEEINDLAVDERAQKGMFLSFQYPEEIPGLTVEDFLRAAKEAVSGEKQYFMQFHQELVEKMERLHIDPTYADRHLNVGFSGGEKKKNEILQMAVLEPKLAILDETDSGLDRDATKIVFEGVQKLKNDNNALLIITHYNKVLDYLKPDFVHILMDGRIVKSGGIELVEYIEKNGYQKMKEELGL; encoded by the coding sequence ATGAGTTTATTGGAGCTTAAGGAACTAAAAGCTAAAGTTGAAGATAAAGAAATTTTAAAGGGATTGAACCTTAATATAAATAAAGGGGAAGTACATGTTATTATGGGGCCGAACGGAGCCGGAAAATCAACTCTGGCAAGTGTTTTGGTCGGGCATCCTAAATATGAAATTTCAGGCGGGGATATAATATTTGACGGTGAGGAAATAAATGATCTTGCTGTGGATGAAAGAGCACAAAAAGGTATGTTTTTATCTTTCCAGTATCCTGAGGAAATACCGGGACTTACTGTGGAAGATTTTTTGAGAGCTGCAAAAGAAGCAGTATCAGGAGAAAAACAATATTTTATGCAGTTTCATCAGGAATTAGTAGAAAAAATGGAAAGACTTCATATAGACCCTACATATGCAGACAGACATCTGAATGTAGGCTTTTCAGGGGGAGAAAAAAAGAAAAATGAAATACTTCAGATGGCAGTTCTGGAACCGAAGCTGGCAATTCTGGATGAAACAGATTCTGGACTTGACAGAGATGCTACAAAGATAGTTTTCGAGGGTGTACAAAAATTGAAAAATGATAATAATGCACTTCTTATAATAACTCATTATAATAAAGTCCTTGATTATCTGAAACCAGATTTTGTCCATATACTGATGGACGGAAGAATAGTAAAAAGCGGCGGGATAGAGCTGGTGGAATATATTGAGAAAAACGGGTATCAAAAAATGAAGGAAGAACTAGGACTTTAA
- a CDS encoding DUF4870 domain-containing protein, with product MEKNTKLMYILAIFIGLISSLIFFINAKSDEEKEAAKLSLNFEISFTIVAFIASFVIGFILGMVGLGLVAPLVSLAIWLYHAFIDFKAMKAVEEGKTPGFPINFNLVK from the coding sequence ATGGAAAAAAACACGAAACTAATGTACATTTTAGCGATTTTCATTGGCTTAATTTCATCTTTGATTTTCTTTATAAATGCAAAATCAGATGAAGAGAAAGAGGCTGCAAAATTAAGTTTAAATTTTGAAATATCTTTTACAATAGTAGCATTTATTGCTAGTTTTGTTATAGGATTTATTTTAGGAATGGTTGGTTTAGGTTTAGTTGCGCCATTAGTATCATTAGCAATTTGGCTATATCATGCATTTATTGATTTCAAAGCAATGAAAGCAGTTGAAGAAGGAAAAACACCAGGATTTCCTATCAATTTTAATTTAGTTAAATAA
- a CDS encoding S-ribosylhomocysteine lyase, whose amino-acid sequence MELNKIPSFTVDHIKLEPGIYISRIDEVGGDYVTTFDIRLKKPNAEPVINIAELHTIEHLGATFLRNDEEWKDKVVYFGPMGCRTGCYLLLKGRLEPKDILDLIKRLWKFISTFEGEIPGAAAKDCGNYLDQNLPMARYEAKKYLEKMEKFTESNLAYPE is encoded by the coding sequence ATGGAATTAAATAAAATACCGAGTTTTACAGTAGATCATATTAAACTGGAGCCGGGAATTTACATTTCAAGAATAGATGAAGTAGGCGGTGACTATGTTACTACTTTTGATATAAGACTGAAAAAACCAAATGCAGAGCCTGTTATTAATATAGCAGAGCTGCATACAATAGAGCATTTAGGAGCTACTTTTCTGAGAAATGACGAGGAATGGAAAGATAAAGTGGTTTATTTCGGACCTATGGGCTGCAGAACAGGGTGCTATCTGCTGTTAAAAGGAAGACTTGAACCAAAGGATATACTTGATCTGATAAAAAGACTGTGGAAATTTATCAGCACATTTGAGGGAGAGATTCCGGGAGCTGCTGCAAAAGACTGCGGGAATTATCTCGATCAGAATCTTCCAATGGCAAGATATGAAGCGAAAAAATATCTGGAAAAAATGGAAAAATTCACGGAAAGCAATTTAGCATATCCTGAATAA
- a CDS encoding YfbM family protein — protein MSCLGVLFSIDGSEAEKLKKMERGNIVEYIQEEIEEVYFNEKQEQTAELDKAWDAIHRAFCESELLFQHGEQPFSFVILDGEILYGDMEDEDDYIVSYKNAEQVKSVSEALKNLSESEFREKYFKIDEAKYEYPLSEEDFEYSWGWLSNTFEFWHNAAKNNLSVIFTVDQ, from the coding sequence ATGTCATGTTTAGGAGTTCTTTTCAGCATAGACGGCAGTGAAGCTGAAAAGCTGAAAAAGATGGAGAGAGGGAATATAGTAGAGTATATTCAGGAAGAAATAGAAGAAGTTTATTTTAATGAAAAGCAGGAGCAGACAGCAGAGCTGGATAAAGCATGGGATGCGATACACAGGGCCTTTTGCGAAAGTGAATTGTTATTTCAGCATGGAGAGCAGCCATTTAGTTTTGTAATTCTGGACGGAGAGATACTATATGGAGATATGGAGGACGAAGATGACTATATAGTGTCATATAAAAATGCAGAACAGGTAAAATCCGTATCAGAGGCTTTAAAGAATCTTTCGGAAAGCGAATTCAGAGAAAAATATTTTAAAATTGATGAGGCGAAGTATGAATATCCTCTTAGTGAAGAAGATTTTGAGTATTCCTGGGGATGGCTGTCTAATACTTTTGAATTTTGGCACAATGCAGCTAAAAATAATTTATCGGTGATTTTTACTGTTGATCAATAA